GAGCTTCCACTGCTGTGAATAGGCAATAGCCTCAGCCTCGGTGTCGAAGGTGAAATATTTACGGCCGTGGGGAAGCGACGGATGCCGCAAACCTATCTCCCACTTCCCTGATGCTTTCTGTCTTGGCTTGGCCATAAACCCCTGCTCCTAAGTTCTCGTTCCATCTAATATCTGCGTGCGTCAGATGGAGTCTTGGCCGCCATTTTGTGGCGGCTGGAGCAGGTTTTCAACGTATCTGAGCAGACTTAAGCCTTTTGACGGCTACGCAACTCACTGATTTATATGGATTTAAATAAATCACACCCAAAAGCACAGTGGCTACAAGATTGAACTGATTCAACGCAAAGACGACCTGGGCACCGGCACCGGTCTGCGGTGATTCTTTTTCTTCAGATTCCTGGACCGAGCGGCACATGAGTGCCGCTTTTTTTTGCCTGAACGGCCTACCTATCGTCCAAACATGGGTTTGCAGGCATTGGCCGGCATTCCAGACTCGGTACTCCAACACCAATCAGGAGACAGGCAATGAGTGACTCGGTTCTGGAGCAACTCCAGCAGCGTTTGCAGCATCTTGAGGATATTCAGTCGATACAGGCTTTGAAGGCCCGGTACTTGCGAGCCTGTGATCAGAAGCAGCCGAACGCCATGCGTGAGTGCTTTGTGGAGCATGGTGCAGTCATCGAAGCCGATGGCTTTCCGTCTTTTACGGATCGCGAAGAATGGGTTGAAACCTTCACCAGACTGGCAGTTGCCAACCCGTCCATCCAGGACATGCACCACGGCCACAACCCTCAGATCAGCTTTACGGGAGCTGATAGTGCAAAAGGCTTGTGGGATCTGGAGTTCTGCCAGATCAATGTCAAGGAACGCACCATCGTCAATCTCTCAGGTCAGTACAGCGATGAGTACGAGCGCATCAACGGGTGGTGGCAGATCCGTTCCATGCGCTTTGCGCGGGGATCGTTTGTCATGCGCCAGGTCGATGCGGCAGGTATTGAAAGAGTCATTGCCCTGGGCGAGCCTCCGGCAGCTGGATTCATTGAACACAACTGATCCTGGCTCTGCTGCAAACAGCAAAAAGCCCGATACAGCGAATGCCATATCGGGCTTTGGGCAAGAGAACTGGGTTTATCAGTCGGCCAGAATCACTTCCACACGGCGAGCTTCGGCATTGGAGCCGTCGGCCTGAGATTGCTCGGGCTTCTTCAGCTCGACCTTGTCTTCTGCCACGCCCAGTGCCACCAGAGCGGCCTGGACGGCTTGCGCACGTTGCTTGGCCAGCTCCGCGTTGATTTCAGCACTACCAGTTGCATCATGGAAGCCGGAAATCACGGCGCGCTTGCCTTCAGCCACGCCCTTGACCACGTTGCTCAACGCTTCGTTGGCGCCAGCGGCCACTTCCGCCTTGCCCGAGACAAAGTAGAACTTGACCACACCGTTTTCCACGATCACGCGGGCAGCCTCTTCAACCACCACCACAGGCACGTTGGTCGCGCTGGGTGCGGACACGGCGGCTTCAGCCTTGGGAGCATGGGAAATGCCGCGCTTGTAGACGACGGTGCCGACGACGGTGGAGACAACCAGAGCGATCAGGGCAAACAGAAAACCCAAGGCAAAGCGTTGTTGGCTATCGTCGTCAGAGCTGTTGAAGGACATGAATGAAATCTCCGTATTTGCGGGTGATTATGAAAGTACGAAACCTGTATTCATGACACTTTGCGGCCCGGCTACATGCTTCAGGCTGACAAAGCGACAAAACCACGCATTCTAGGGGTTTGCCGTGAAACGCCCTAACGACTTCCTTCACGGCAATCGCAAAAAAGATCCAAATTTCAGCCGCTTCACACCGGGAAAGCGTTGCTTTTACGCCTTCGTGCGCGCTCAGGTGCACCGACGGCGCCCTCGCGCGTTATATATCAAAGTCAATTCAGCTCTGAATCCGGTTTGAGGAGTTTCCATGTCCGCCCTGCCTTTGTTGAATCATTCCATGCGTGATGCTGACCAGATGCTGGAGCGGGCTCTGGTGCAGTGGGGAGGTGACGAGGATCTGTGGATTTTTGGTTATGGCTCACTGATCTGGCGCCCCGAATTTGAATTCAGCGAACGCCGTTCGGCCCATGTACATGGCTGGCATCGTGCTCTGAAAATGTGGAGCACCATCAACCGTGGCACGCCCCAGATGCCAGGCCTGGTGTTTGGCATGCTCTCGGGCGGCAGTTGCCAGGGCATGGCCTTCCGTATTCCGCGAAACCAAGGCGACACCGTGATGCGCAAGCTCTGGTTGCGTGAGATGCCCAATGCCGTCTATGACCCGCGCTGGCTGCCTTGCCGCACGCCACATGGTGCGGTGAAGGCCCTGGCATTCACGCTCTCACGCCAAAGCCCTCACCACACCGGCGAGCTGGCGCCGGATGAATACCGGCGCATTTTCTCTCAGGCTCAGGGCATATATGGCACAACGCTGGACTATGCCCAGGCCACTTTTGAGGAGCTGCAGCGGCTGGGCATCGACGACAAGGCGCTCAAGCGCCTGTTGGCCTATGCAGACTTCGAGCAAGCCGATTGCGCGTCTTTTGCTGCTATTTGAAACATAGCTAACAGCGCTTTGCTGTATTGGGTTACAGGGCAAAAGCACTTGAAATTTCGGCGATCCGGGGCACAATGCCCTTTTGAATTCGGAAAGAATGCCATGTCCAAAAACCGTGTTGCCCCCCTCTTTTCGCGCCCTGCTTGGACAGGTCTGGCGCTTGTCGCAGGCTTGACCATGGCGGCATGCTCCACGACCAGCAACACGGCAGGGCCTTCATCGTCTGAAACGGCTCCTGCAGCAACTCCTGGCAAAGGCGTGCAGTCGATTGCACGCCTGGAAGCCACCAAGGGCAGCCAGGTAACGGGTACGGTACAGTTCTTCCCGCAGCCCGATGGCAGCGTTCGAGTACAAGGCCGCGTGGAAGGGCTGGCGCCGAATACCGAGCACGGCTTTCACGTCCACGAAAAAGGCGACTGCTCCAGCGGCGACGGCTTGAGCGCGGGTGGCCACTTCAACCCTGGACAGCAGGCGCATGGCAAATTCGGCGACAGCAAGGCCCATCACATCGGTGACCTGCCCAGCCTGGACGCTGATACCCAGGGCGTAGCAACTATCGATTTTGTGAGCAAGGAGTTCAAACTGGACAGGGGCGGCAACGGCATTCTGGGACGATCGCTGATCGTGCACAATGATCCGGATGACTACACAACCCAGCCCACCGGCAATTCAGGCGCGCGCCTGGCTTGTGCCGTGATTGAGCGCGGCGCCTGAAGCTTGCCGCTCTCGCCTGAACTGGAAAGAGCACCGACGCGCATTTGAAGGGCAAGGCCTGACTGTCGGAACCGTGCCTTGGCTGATACACCTCGACAAATCGAGTCAGGCCCTCTCTCAGGGCTTGTTGACGATCAAGAATTGCGTTCTCGCCAGATCCTGCGCGCTTCCTCCAAGGCCTGCACTGTGTCCACATCAAGCACGCAGCCTATGTCATCGCAGTCCCAGCGTTGCAGACGCTGATTCTCCGCCGCATTGCGCACGATGGAGGCCGCGCCCTGATCGCCGCTCAGCAGGGCGAGTGCCGGAGCTGCTGCTCGGCTAAAAGCCACGGGATGACCCTTCCGTCCCTGGTAGAAGGGTTGAATCACATGCAGCTCACGGCTATCCAGCCGCGTTAGCTGCAAGGCCAACTCGTGTAGCGTAGCGGCCTGAACCAAAGGCAAATCTGCTGGCAGGATCAGCCAGCCTTTGGCACCTGCTGTGGCCTTGACGGCCGCCGCAATGCTGTCGCCCATGCCGGGATGCGGCCCGCATTCCAGATGCCAGGGAAGGCCAGAGGCCTGCACTGCAGCCAGAGTAGTTTGCAGAACGGTTTGCAGGCCCAGCATGGCCTGGAGCTTGTGGCTGGAGCCGCCCGATGCGAGAAAGCGCTCTCCCCTGCCCGCAGCGAGAACCAGCACACAAGGCCGATCCGGATCAACCATGGGAGCGGGCAAAACTTCTTGATTCATATTGCTGTCGAGCATAACGCCGGCTTTGGCTGCGCGGCACAATGTGAACATGAGCAGCCTATCTTCATCCATTGCCGATCTGCGCAAAAGCTATGAACGCGCAGAGCTGAGCGAATCCGCTTCCAACCATAATCCCCTGCAGCAGTTCGACCAATGGCTGCAGGAAGCCGTGAGAGCCCAGGTACCCGAGCCCAATGCCATGACTGTGGCGACCGTGAGCGGCGACCTGCGACCCAGCACGCGCATCGTGCTTATCAAAGGCTATGACGAGCGTGGCATTGTCTGGTACACCAATTACGACAGCCGAAAGGGCCAGCAACTGGCGGGTAATCCATTCGCTGCCCTGCAATTTCACTGGGTGGAGCTGGAGCGCGTGGTGCGCATCGAAGGCTGTGTGGAAAAAGTCAGCGCCGAGGAAAGCGATGCCTACTTTGCAAGCCGCCCGCTTGATTCAAGAATCGGGGCCTGGGCCAGTCCGCAAAGCCAAGTCATCAGTGGCCGCAGCGTGCTGGTAGCCAATGCCGCCAAATACAGCGCGCAGTTTCTACTCAATCCTCCCCGGCCTCCTCATTGGGGCGGTTTCCGTCTTGTGCCCGAGCGTTGGGAGTTCTGGCAGGGGCGCAAGAGCCGGCTGCATGACCGCCTGAGCTACCGCCAGGAAGGTCCACACTGGATTCGTGAGCGACTGGCGCCCTGAGTTTTGATGGATCTGTCATGAAAATGCGAGGGCGCTGCGACAGAAAGCGCCCTCTTCGTTGTTTACTTCAGGCTTAGTGGTTAAGTGAATATATTTTTGTGGGTAGTGACAACTAATTCATGTAAGTTACATTAAACTCCTCATATGCAAGACAAAAACATTCCGGATCACCAGTCTCCAGATCCATCCAAACTGCCAACTGGAAGCCAGCTGTTTCGCGACTGGCTCGAGCATGAGGGCAGCAAGAGCTGGGATGCGCTGGACACCTCTCCAGACGGCAATTATGAAAAGGTCTGGCAGGCCTGGTTGATGCATCTGTCCGGACAGGCCGCTATCGCCGACAAGGAGCGCCCTGCGCACAGGCCGCGTTCTTCAAAGTCCTGGCATCAGGCAACCGAGCTGGATGTGCAGAGCTTCTTGCAGATACGCGATGGCCAACGTGCGCACCACCACCCGGAGCGCAAGATCAGTCCGGTCACCCGCCGCCGCTACTGGCGGCTGCTGGAGCGCATCTACGACCATGCGATGGAGCACGGCTGGATCCGCGCCAACCCGGCAACCGGTCTTGAGCCAGCCGAACGCCCGCCCTCCGAAGACGGTAAAGGCCACTGCCTGCCTCCCCTGCTCTGGCAGTCACTGCCAAGACACTTCCCCAGCGCCGACGGTTATCAGGACGCACGCGATCGCGCCATCGTGCTGCTGCTTTACGAGATGGCTCTGGCCCCCGAAGAGGTTCGCTGCCTGCTGTGGAAGAATCTGCTTTCAGGCGCCGACCAGGTCTGGATTGGCAGCTCGGAAAGCATTGCGAGCGGAGAGTCTCCCCTGCCCCGCTATCTGCAGATAGAAGGCGGCAGAAATGCACAGCAACGCATGCTTGAGCTGCCCGACTCCGTGGCCCAGGCCCTGCAAAGCTGGAGAAGATTCAGCGCCGCACAGCGCGGGCCGTCGGTGATTGACGGCAACCACATCGTCTTCTATTCGCGCCGTGGCGGCGAACTCTCGGTACGCATGCTGTTCCATGTGGCCTCGCAGATCATTCAGCGCGCTCACAATGCCCAGCCCGAGGACAGCCAGAAATTTCCGCTGCAGCGCGTGGGGCCGCAGGTCTTGCGCAACACGGCCATCGTGCAATGGCTGCGCGCCGGCGTACCCGAATCGGAAGTTGTTTCCAGGATCGGCGTGGACAGCACTCGTTCCCTGCGCCATCTGCAGCACTATCTATAGCCGAGCCACACCCGGCCCAGGCCCAAACCTGGGTCGGGTGTGGCTTGGCTCACCTAGAGCCGGATCAGAAGTCCATTCTCAGACCGACCACCAGATTACGACCCGTCAAAGGTGCAGCACTCTTGATGAACGAGGTTGCAGCGTAGGCCAGACGGTTGGTCAAGTTCTGGCCCTTGACATAGAACTGCCACTGGTTGCCACCACTCTTCCAGAGGTAGCTGGCGCCCAGGTTCAGCATGCCGTAGCCCGGCGTCTGGGTTTCGTACTGGGCCGTGCGATTCTGGCGCAGCACCTGGGTCCATTCAGCCATGGTGTCCCAGCCGGCCAGACGCGCATTCACACGCAAGCCGGCACGCAATGCCGGAATGCGTGGCAGCGCAGAGCCGTCTTCCAGACGCGCACGCACGCCGTCGCCAAACACACTCAGGCTCAACTCGCGACTCAGGCGCTGGCTCAGCTGAGCCTCCCAGCCCGTAAAGCGCGCATTGCCCTGGGTGTATTGCAGCAGTTGCAGCCCTTCATGGGCATCCAGCGTGGCCCCGTAGATATAGCCCTTGATGCGGTAGTGATAGGCATTGAACTTCCAGGTCGTATCACCGGCCGTCTTGGCCAGCCCCAGATCCAGCGCCTGCGAGCGCTCACGCGACAGATTGGGATTGCCGATCTCGTAGGTTGCCGTGGCCATGTGCAAGCCGTTGGCAAACAGCTCTTCGGCCGTGGGCATGCGGCTGCCGCTGGTGAATGAGGCCGATGCGCTATAGCCGGGCTGGAACTTCCAGACCGTGCCCAGCGACGCCGAAGTGGCACTATGGCTGCGCCGCTCGTTGCTCAGTTCGGCCTCCACACGCTGGCGGTCGTGGCGCAAAGCGCCCTGGAAACTCCAGTCCTGCCAACGGTATTCCTCAAGCAGATACAGGCTGTGGCGCTGGGTATCCGTGGGCTGCACATAAGCCTCCTGGCCCGTGGCGCTGAAGCGGCGCTTGAGGGTCTGAAGACCCAGCGTGCCACGCCATCCCGCGATGGGCTCATGCTCCATTTCCAGACGCAGATCATGGGCCTTGTTTCTGAACTGGGTGGCCACGCTGCCGTCCTCGATCTCGTCGTGACGGTAATTGGTCAGGCCACCGCGCAGACGCAGCGCGGCAATGCCGGCGGTGGGCTTGCGCCATTCGCCACGCAGATCCCAGCGCTCGCTGGTCAGATCGACCACGGGCACGCTGCCACTTTCCTCATGATCATGGTCATGGTCGTGCCCGTCATGGGAGCCGCAGTGCAGATGATCGCCATGTGCGTGGCAGCCTTCGAAGCTGT
This window of the Comamonas testosteroni genome carries:
- a CDS encoding OmpA family protein gives rise to the protein MSFNSSDDDSQQRFALGFLFALIALVVSTVVGTVVYKRGISHAPKAEAAVSAPSATNVPVVVVEEAARVIVENGVVKFYFVSGKAEVAAGANEALSNVVKGVAEGKRAVISGFHDATGSAEINAELAKQRAQAVQAALVALGVAEDKVELKKPEQSQADGSNAEARRVEVILAD
- a CDS encoding TonB-dependent receptor domain-containing protein translates to MSHRFSNSSAHSLRRSPKSALARAIEALQPARRGLALGTGLGLLACSPLAFAQSDAAKQESSLAEVTVSATGMAAGDMATPVQVLGEEELRLRRAATLGETLAAEPGINASHFGAGASRPVIRGMDGARVSVLSDGSELLDASTVSPDHAVTTEPLLARQIEVLRGPSALLYSPGAMGGVVNVLDGKVPTSVPEKGIEGSAEVQAGTAAGMSAGAFSLTTATPLKNDNGQLVLHAEGVARNAGDYRVGSGWGQSKVPGSFSRGNTGSVGLSWVGNQGYLGLAYTRQQARYGLPGHQHSFEGCHAHGDHLHCGSHDGHDHDHDHEESGSVPVVDLTSERWDLRGEWRKPTAGIAALRLRGGLTNYRHDEIEDGSVATQFRNKAHDLRLEMEHEPIAGWRGTLGLQTLKRRFSATGQEAYVQPTDTQRHSLYLLEEYRWQDWSFQGALRHDRQRVEAELSNERRSHSATSASLGTVWKFQPGYSASASFTSGSRMPTAEELFANGLHMATATYEIGNPNLSRERSQALDLGLAKTAGDTTWKFNAYHYRIKGYIYGATLDAHEGLQLLQYTQGNARFTGWEAQLSQRLSRELSLSVFGDGVRARLEDGSALPRIPALRAGLRVNARLAGWDTMAEWTQVLRQNRTAQYETQTPGYGMLNLGASYLWKSGGNQWQFYVKGQNLTNRLAYAATSFIKSAAPLTGRNLVVGLRMDF
- a CDS encoding nuclear transport factor 2 family protein — its product is MSDSVLEQLQQRLQHLEDIQSIQALKARYLRACDQKQPNAMRECFVEHGAVIEADGFPSFTDREEWVETFTRLAVANPSIQDMHHGHNPQISFTGADSAKGLWDLEFCQINVKERTIVNLSGQYSDEYERINGWWQIRSMRFARGSFVMRQVDAAGIERVIALGEPPAAGFIEHN
- a CDS encoding superoxide dismutase family protein, producing MSKNRVAPLFSRPAWTGLALVAGLTMAACSTTSNTAGPSSSETAPAATPGKGVQSIARLEATKGSQVTGTVQFFPQPDGSVRVQGRVEGLAPNTEHGFHVHEKGDCSSGDGLSAGGHFNPGQQAHGKFGDSKAHHIGDLPSLDADTQGVATIDFVSKEFKLDRGGNGILGRSLIVHNDPDDYTTQPTGNSGARLACAVIERGA
- a CDS encoding gamma-glutamylcyclotransferase yields the protein MSALPLLNHSMRDADQMLERALVQWGGDEDLWIFGYGSLIWRPEFEFSERRSAHVHGWHRALKMWSTINRGTPQMPGLVFGMLSGGSCQGMAFRIPRNQGDTVMRKLWLREMPNAVYDPRWLPCRTPHGAVKALAFTLSRQSPHHTGELAPDEYRRIFSQAQGIYGTTLDYAQATFEELQRLGIDDKALKRLLAYADFEQADCASFAAI
- the pdxH gene encoding pyridoxamine 5'-phosphate oxidase — translated: MSSLSSSIADLRKSYERAELSESASNHNPLQQFDQWLQEAVRAQVPEPNAMTVATVSGDLRPSTRIVLIKGYDERGIVWYTNYDSRKGQQLAGNPFAALQFHWVELERVVRIEGCVEKVSAEESDAYFASRPLDSRIGAWASPQSQVISGRSVLVANAAKYSAQFLLNPPRPPHWGGFRLVPERWEFWQGRKSRLHDRLSYRQEGPHWIRERLAP
- a CDS encoding nucleotidyltransferase family protein — protein: MLDSNMNQEVLPAPMVDPDRPCVLVLAAGRGERFLASGGSSHKLQAMLGLQTVLQTTLAAVQASGLPWHLECGPHPGMGDSIAAAVKATAGAKGWLILPADLPLVQAATLHELALQLTRLDSRELHVIQPFYQGRKGHPVAFSRAAAPALALLSGDQGAASIVRNAAENQRLQRWDCDDIGCVLDVDTVQALEEARRIWRERNS
- a CDS encoding tyrosine-type recombinase/integrase, which translates into the protein MQDKNIPDHQSPDPSKLPTGSQLFRDWLEHEGSKSWDALDTSPDGNYEKVWQAWLMHLSGQAAIADKERPAHRPRSSKSWHQATELDVQSFLQIRDGQRAHHHPERKISPVTRRRYWRLLERIYDHAMEHGWIRANPATGLEPAERPPSEDGKGHCLPPLLWQSLPRHFPSADGYQDARDRAIVLLLYEMALAPEEVRCLLWKNLLSGADQVWIGSSESIASGESPLPRYLQIEGGRNAQQRMLELPDSVAQALQSWRRFSAAQRGPSVIDGNHIVFYSRRGGELSVRMLFHVASQIIQRAHNAQPEDSQKFPLQRVGPQVLRNTAIVQWLRAGVPESEVVSRIGVDSTRSLRHLQHYL